From Paenibacillus graminis, a single genomic window includes:
- a CDS encoding ABC transporter permease, with protein sequence MKQKQHGFWDDVKKYRTLLFMLTPAVLFFLVFAYVPMAGIVLAFKQYNYTDGIIHSPWNGLDNFRFFFGSGDAWRVTRNTALYNIAFIIVNNVLQIFAGILLFEVAGKWFRKITQTILFLPYFISWVVVGAIAYNLFNFDVGTVNVLLKGLGMQPVDIYNTSAYWPVILVVVSAWKALGYGTIMYLAAITSIDTEMYEAAEIDGANIFQRIMKITVPNLIPTVIILVLLAIGNIFRGDFGMFYNMVGNNGLLFSSTDVIDTFVFRSLTTSNEIGMSAAAGFYQSLLGFVTIMLANYAVRKYDKDRALF encoded by the coding sequence ATGAAACAGAAACAACACGGATTCTGGGATGATGTTAAGAAGTATAGAACCCTGCTTTTTATGCTGACACCGGCAGTATTGTTTTTCCTGGTGTTTGCATACGTGCCGATGGCGGGAATTGTGCTGGCGTTTAAGCAATACAACTACACCGACGGTATTATTCACAGCCCATGGAACGGACTGGACAACTTTAGATTTTTCTTTGGTTCCGGTGACGCCTGGCGCGTAACCCGAAACACGGCGCTGTACAACATTGCTTTTATTATTGTGAACAACGTGCTTCAGATCTTTGCCGGCATTTTGCTGTTCGAGGTTGCCGGCAAATGGTTCCGGAAAATTACGCAAACGATACTGTTCCTGCCTTACTTTATTTCCTGGGTAGTGGTTGGGGCCATTGCCTATAACCTGTTCAACTTCGATGTGGGTACCGTCAATGTATTGCTGAAGGGGCTGGGCATGCAGCCGGTCGACATTTACAATACTTCAGCCTACTGGCCGGTTATTCTCGTGGTGGTGTCCGCCTGGAAGGCGCTGGGCTACGGAACGATCATGTATCTGGCGGCAATCACCAGCATTGATACCGAAATGTATGAAGCAGCCGAAATTGACGGTGCGAATATTTTCCAGCGCATTATGAAGATTACCGTTCCGAACCTGATCCCTACAGTGATCATTCTGGTTCTGCTGGCCATCGGCAACATCTTCCGCGGCGATTTCGGGATGTTCTACAATATGGTCGGCAACAACGGCCTGCTGTTCTCGTCCACCGACGTTATTGATACCTTTGTATTCCGGTCCCTCACAACCTCGAATGAGATCGGGATGTCCGCTGCGGCAGGCTTCTATCAATCACTGCTGGGCTTTGTAACAATCATGCTGGCCAACTACGCTGTACGCAAATACGATAAAGACCGTGCGCTGTTCTAG
- a CDS encoding carbohydrate ABC transporter permease yields MSTTTAKIQTTKVRKRVNKDRLTLSIIGYVTLIVLAIFCIVPFLLVVSASLSEESSIIEKGFQLIPSTFSTEAYGLLFKYPADMLRAYGVTITVTLIGTVLGLFLTSMTAYVLSRRDFKWRGRFSFFFFFTTLFSGGLVPSYLLIINFLHLKDTLLVLILPMLMNVFYIIVMKSFMSSIPDAITESAKIDGAGDFRIFLQLIVPLSKPALATIGLFIALAYWNDWYNALLYISKSELMPLQYYLYKMLGNMDGMRKAMMASGAVVNTDLPTESLKMAMTIVATGPILLAYPFIQKYFVQGLTIGAVKG; encoded by the coding sequence ATGAGTACAACTACTGCAAAAATCCAAACCACAAAGGTGCGCAAGCGGGTTAACAAGGACCGTCTGACCCTGTCAATCATCGGATACGTGACCCTTATAGTGCTCGCTATATTCTGCATCGTACCCTTCCTGCTGGTGGTGTCCGCCTCACTAAGCGAGGAGAGCTCCATCATCGAGAAAGGCTTCCAGCTGATCCCGTCTACCTTTTCCACAGAAGCCTACGGCTTGTTGTTCAAGTATCCGGCTGATATGCTCAGAGCTTACGGTGTAACGATCACCGTTACCCTAATCGGCACCGTGCTTGGATTGTTCCTGACTTCCATGACGGCTTACGTGCTGTCCCGGAGAGACTTTAAATGGCGCGGACGTTTCTCGTTTTTCTTCTTCTTCACTACGCTGTTCAGCGGTGGTCTGGTACCTTCTTATCTGTTGATTATAAACTTCCTGCATCTCAAAGATACACTGCTTGTGCTGATTCTGCCCATGCTGATGAACGTGTTCTACATTATCGTCATGAAGTCGTTCATGAGCAGCATCCCGGATGCAATCACAGAATCCGCCAAGATTGACGGAGCAGGCGATTTCCGGATCTTTTTGCAGCTGATTGTGCCTTTGTCCAAGCCTGCACTGGCTACGATCGGCCTGTTCATAGCCTTGGCTTACTGGAACGACTGGTATAACGCGCTGCTCTATATTTCCAAGTCCGAATTGATGCCGCTTCAATACTATTTATATAAAATGCTTGGTAATATGGATGGTATGCGCAAGGCGATGATGGCCTCGGGTGCAGTGGTGAATACCGATCTGCCTACCGAAAGCCTGAAGATGGCCATGACCATCGTGGCTACAGGACCTATCCTGCTGGCTTATCCGTTTATTCAAAAGTATTTTGTGCAAGGTCTCACGATAGGCGCTGTCAAAGGATAA
- a CDS encoding DUF3502 domain-containing protein, giving the protein MTNKKKKLTVTLATMMTLGTILSACGGGNNNNTATEATNAGATAATEGAATNSGAPDTSKEVKLKMLLIGGQPGDYDKVFGELNTKLKEKINATVETEFLDWSDWTQKYPLKFAANEDFDLVYTANWAFYNDQALKGGFLELTDDMLQKYMPKTWEAMPKVNWEQAKVDGKLYMVPNNNVEVTDKVVLYREDLRKKYNLPEINSPETYANYLKTVAKEEKGLTAYGAKPADGWKWHELDQTLLEQNNDFNLVDANLLPLAYKLDDASGKIFNIYDTPEFTSLLKYYKDLADNGAWSKNVVSNKNDVWQDIKAEKVSSYAHNLGTVAANLAEMRRDKPDVELGIADLTPDHKKIAAIATQNGMSIHATSKNAERSLMLIDLLQNDKEIHDLTMYGIAGTNYNPEGDDKYTAGPAAANYTGFSNWGWNSPLNRQDAAYPKEADDMFNSWQASIYHFPLETFVFDSAKVKNEVANIGNVMLRYAIPLEYGLIDDIGKGQADLIKQLKAAGIDKVQTEMQAQIDAFLAAQKK; this is encoded by the coding sequence ATGACTAACAAGAAAAAGAAACTCACAGTTACGCTGGCAACGATGATGACACTGGGGACAATCCTCAGTGCATGCGGTGGCGGAAACAACAACAATACAGCTACAGAAGCAACGAACGCCGGAGCAACCGCGGCAACAGAAGGAGCAGCCACGAATTCCGGGGCTCCTGACACCTCCAAAGAGGTCAAGCTCAAAATGCTGCTGATCGGCGGCCAGCCGGGCGATTACGACAAGGTATTCGGAGAGCTCAACACCAAATTAAAAGAAAAAATCAATGCCACCGTGGAAACGGAATTTCTTGACTGGTCGGACTGGACCCAGAAGTATCCGCTGAAATTTGCCGCCAATGAGGATTTTGACCTCGTGTACACAGCTAACTGGGCTTTTTATAACGATCAGGCACTGAAAGGCGGATTTTTGGAGCTGACCGATGATATGCTGCAAAAATACATGCCAAAAACCTGGGAAGCTATGCCTAAGGTGAACTGGGAGCAAGCGAAAGTGGACGGCAAGCTCTACATGGTCCCTAACAACAATGTTGAGGTTACCGACAAGGTAGTGCTGTACCGCGAGGATCTGCGCAAAAAGTATAATCTTCCAGAAATCAACAGTCCTGAAACCTATGCCAATTACTTGAAAACGGTTGCTAAAGAAGAAAAAGGCCTTACCGCTTACGGGGCCAAACCTGCCGACGGCTGGAAATGGCATGAGCTTGATCAAACCTTGCTGGAGCAGAACAACGACTTCAACCTGGTGGATGCCAACCTGCTGCCGCTGGCTTACAAGCTAGATGATGCTTCAGGCAAAATATTCAACATCTATGACACTCCTGAGTTCACATCGCTGCTGAAATATTATAAGGATCTGGCCGACAATGGCGCCTGGTCCAAAAACGTAGTCAGCAACAAAAATGATGTATGGCAGGATATCAAAGCCGAGAAGGTGTCCTCTTATGCCCATAACCTGGGTACGGTAGCGGCTAACCTTGCCGAAATGCGCCGCGACAAACCGGATGTGGAGCTGGGGATTGCCGACCTCACACCGGATCACAAAAAAATCGCCGCGATCGCGACACAAAACGGGATGTCCATTCATGCAACTTCAAAGAACGCTGAACGTTCCCTGATGTTGATTGATCTGCTGCAGAACGATAAGGAAATTCACGATCTGACCATGTACGGCATTGCCGGAACCAACTATAACCCTGAGGGGGACGACAAGTACACTGCCGGTCCTGCGGCGGCTAATTACACGGGTTTCTCGAACTGGGGCTGGAATTCCCCGCTGAACCGCCAGGATGCGGCTTATCCGAAGGAAGCAGACGATATGTTCAACAGCTGGCAGGCCAGCATCTACCATTTCCCGCTGGAAACCTTTGTTTTCGACTCCGCCAAAGTGAAGAATGAAGTGGCTAATATCGGAAACGTAATGCTGCGTTATGCTATCCCGCTGGAATACGGATTGATCGATGATATTGGGAAAGGCCAGGCTGACCTGATCAAGCAGCTGAAAGCAGCCGGCATTGACAAAGTCCAGACTGAAATGCAAGCCCAAATCGATGCCTTCCTGGCAGCACAAAAAAAATAG
- a CDS encoding beta-galactosidase encodes MTYIVHAGIAPKDIYPASLKLGGTNPQGDRISFTNYYMELNGKPYFAVCGEFHYSRYPEDCWETEIRKIRYPGSIL; translated from the coding sequence ATGACATACATTGTTCATGCGGGCATTGCCCCAAAAGATATCTATCCGGCATCCCTGAAGCTGGGCGGAACCAATCCGCAGGGAGACCGGATCAGCTTCACCAATTACTATATGGAGCTGAACGGCAAGCCGTATTTTGCCGTCTGCGGGGAATTCCACTATTCCCGTTACCCGGAAGACTGCTGGGAAACCGAAATCCGCAAGATAAGATATCCGGGATCAATATTGTAG
- a CDS encoding beta-galactosidase produces MEGEFEWQGNRNLRRFVDVCARNGMYVILRVGPFCHGEVRNGGLPDWLFGRTFDVRSNDEGYLRYVRRLFREIGAQTAGQMFKDGGPVIGIQLENEFNAAAALWELTAKQGDEYLGGGTGGEAGTEHMRLLKQYAVEAGMVAPIYTSTGWGAAPLLEDEVLPLYGGYAYTPWSISEQNPDQKPTPEYVFVNYHNETAQSGEFNPPYAKTKYPFACCEMGGGMQTWYLSRFQVEPESVMAMSLMKIAGGCNFVGYYMFHGGTNPVGKTGYLNESTTPRITYDFQAPLGEFGQIRDSAHLLRPLHYFLRRFGERLAPMATVLPQGAEAITPEDAHTLRYAVRTDGSAGFLFVNNYQDHVEMDRHEDVRFAVRLAEETIEFPTKSGLTVHRNASFILPFNFALDGLNLRYATAQPVTRVESAEAATYFFSMPKGVDGEFRIDAHEGIARVSADAGTVERDTGNHYTVLIPHDRSGMIRITQKGAREIRIYAMNAQEASMLWEMDDEGLPRMMFSEIPPVQTGEGIEFFSSGQSSFSFREYAGGPAAPAKWRTAHTACSIAQHRGGWFHSYDLELPAKEVRLETRKIHDHKLALKFASRMLEGVEEVLLSIDYTGNVGYAFAGGRLFHDHFHNGAPWEIGLSRFRDTLLSGEIILETTPLRRGVMTVTADAAMAVEKQFTGEAAAVFHSVTAVPVYRVALIRQAD; encoded by the coding sequence ATCGAAGGGGAATTTGAATGGCAGGGTAACCGCAATCTGCGGAGATTCGTAGATGTGTGCGCACGGAATGGGATGTATGTCATCCTGCGCGTGGGTCCCTTCTGCCACGGTGAGGTCCGCAACGGCGGACTGCCGGACTGGCTGTTCGGGCGTACTTTCGATGTGCGTTCCAATGACGAAGGTTACCTGCGGTATGTCCGCCGGCTGTTCCGCGAGATTGGAGCGCAGACAGCGGGACAGATGTTCAAGGATGGAGGCCCCGTGATCGGCATTCAGCTGGAGAACGAATTCAATGCCGCTGCTGCTCTGTGGGAACTGACTGCGAAGCAAGGGGACGAGTACCTGGGCGGCGGAACCGGGGGCGAGGCAGGGACCGAGCATATGCGTCTGCTTAAGCAGTATGCTGTAGAGGCTGGAATGGTTGCCCCCATATACACCAGTACTGGCTGGGGTGCTGCGCCACTTTTGGAAGATGAGGTGCTTCCGCTGTACGGCGGATACGCCTATACGCCTTGGAGCATCAGCGAGCAGAATCCTGACCAGAAGCCGACCCCGGAATATGTATTCGTGAATTATCACAATGAAACGGCCCAAAGCGGCGAATTTAATCCCCCATATGCCAAAACCAAATATCCCTTTGCCTGCTGTGAGATGGGCGGAGGCATGCAGACCTGGTATCTGTCGCGGTTCCAGGTTGAGCCGGAGAGCGTGATGGCGATGAGCCTGATGAAGATTGCGGGCGGGTGCAATTTTGTCGGCTACTATATGTTCCATGGCGGTACGAATCCAGTGGGGAAAACAGGCTATCTGAATGAGAGCACCACGCCCAGAATTACCTACGATTTTCAGGCTCCTCTCGGTGAATTTGGCCAGATCCGTGATTCGGCCCACCTGCTGCGGCCGCTGCATTATTTCCTCCGCCGGTTCGGGGAGCGGCTGGCGCCGATGGCAACAGTCCTGCCGCAAGGCGCGGAGGCCATCACTCCTGAAGATGCCCATACGCTGCGGTATGCGGTCCGCACAGACGGCAGCGCGGGGTTCCTGTTCGTCAATAACTACCAGGACCACGTAGAGATGGATAGGCATGAGGATGTCCGGTTTGCCGTCCGGCTGGCTGAGGAAACGATTGAATTCCCAACAAAAAGCGGACTTACCGTCCACAGAAATGCCTCGTTCATTCTGCCATTCAATTTTGCGCTGGACGGGCTGAACCTGCGCTATGCTACGGCCCAGCCGGTGACACGGGTGGAGTCTGCGGAGGCGGCCACCTACTTCTTCTCCATGCCGAAGGGTGTGGACGGGGAGTTTCGGATTGATGCCCATGAGGGCATTGCCAGAGTGTCCGCAGACGCCGGAACGGTGGAGAGGGATACCGGGAACCATTACACGGTTCTGATCCCGCATGACCGCTCGGGAATGATCCGGATCACACAGAAAGGAGCGCGGGAAATCCGCATTTATGCTATGAATGCCCAAGAAGCCTCCATGCTGTGGGAGATGGACGATGAAGGGCTGCCGCGGATGATGTTCTCGGAAATTCCGCCTGTACAGACCGGGGAAGGCATCGAATTCTTCAGCAGCGGCCAGAGCAGCTTCTCTTTCCGGGAATATGCCGGAGGTCCGGCAGCTCCGGCCAAGTGGAGAACCGCGCATACGGCATGCTCCATTGCGCAGCACCGGGGCGGATGGTTCCACAGCTATGACCTGGAGCTTCCCGCGAAGGAGGTCCGGCTGGAGACACGGAAGATCCACGACCACAAACTGGCGCTTAAGTTTGCTTCAAGGATGCTGGAAGGTGTGGAAGAGGTACTGCTGAGCATCGATTACACAGGAAATGTAGGGTATGCGTTTGCCGGAGGCCGGCTCTTCCATGATCATTTCCATAACGGCGCGCCATGGGAGATCGGCTTGTCCCGCTTCCGGGATACGCTGCTGAGCGGGGAGATTATCCTCGAGACCACACCGCTGCGCCGGGGTGTAATGACCGTAACCGCAGATGCAGCCATGGCGGTCGAGAAGCAGTTTACCGGAGAAGCGGCGGCTGTGTTCCACAGCGTTACAGCGGTTCCGGTGTACCGGGTGGCGTTGATCCGGCAGGCGGACTGA
- a CDS encoding carbohydrate ABC transporter permease: protein MKTNNNKAGRIILEVVLVILSLLFLYPLFLTIINSLKSFSEVMTDVIALPKHLALSNYSYVWKFINYPRLFLNNFIITGLGLLGIVFISSIAAYKLARTKSRLSGIIYFLCIMPMLIPFQSIMLTVLQTAKNLNLSESTWGLGLLYWGFGAPLAVFIYHGFVKGIPTEIDESATIDGASSFRLFFSVIFPLLKSVTTTIVIIDVMWIWNDFLLPLLMVNGSPDTKTLTLAAYTFVGQYTSDWQYAMTAMVMAVLPSIIVFIFLQKYIVKGVVAGAVKG from the coding sequence ATGAAAACAAACAACAACAAAGCAGGCCGGATCATTCTCGAAGTGGTTCTGGTTATCCTCTCTCTTCTGTTTCTCTATCCGCTGTTCCTGACGATCATCAACTCGTTAAAAAGCTTCAGCGAGGTCATGACGGATGTCATCGCTCTGCCAAAACATCTGGCGCTCAGCAACTACTCGTATGTGTGGAAATTCATCAACTATCCGAGATTGTTCCTGAACAACTTCATCATTACCGGCCTTGGACTGCTGGGCATCGTGTTCATCTCGTCCATTGCCGCCTATAAGCTGGCTCGGACCAAATCCAGACTAAGCGGAATCATCTACTTCCTGTGCATTATGCCGATGCTGATTCCGTTCCAATCGATCATGCTGACCGTGCTGCAAACGGCCAAGAACTTGAACCTCTCCGAGAGCACCTGGGGACTGGGGCTGCTGTATTGGGGATTCGGCGCACCGCTGGCTGTGTTCATCTATCATGGATTTGTAAAAGGCATCCCGACAGAGATCGACGAGAGCGCCACAATCGACGGGGCTTCAAGCTTCCGGCTGTTCTTCAGTGTTATTTTCCCGCTGCTGAAATCGGTCACGACGACCATTGTCATCATCGACGTCATGTGGATCTGGAACGACTTCCTGCTCCCGCTCTTAATGGTCAACGGATCACCGGATACCAAAACGCTGACTTTGGCTGCCTATACTTTCGTCGGGCAATACACCTCCGACTGGCAGTATGCGATGACCGCAATGGTAATGGCCGTACTGCCTTCCATTATCGTGTTCATCTTCCTGCAGAAGTATATCGTCAAAGGCGTAGTGGCCGGAGCGGTGAAAGGCTGA
- a CDS encoding carbohydrate ABC transporter permease — protein MLKTLGRRWREKLDFGLFTLPVLICIAVAFYIPFVMTIRYSMTKWNGISKHPKFVGLDNFQQIFTGDSNFSSSAWFTIKYAVLYIVIVNVLAILLAVLLDMKLKSTSWLRAAFFIPYILSLVIVGFIWKFIFMQGFNSLGESTGWSFFGLSWLGTPGLAFISILGVSIWQSIGFYLVIYIAGLQSVPDDLKEAATVDGAGAMRRFFSITLPLLAPSITISVFMALTNSIKVFDVILSLTGGGPGGTTYSIAYDIYRDTFQNNLYGYGTAKALILFVAVLVVTIIQLTVFKRREVEA, from the coding sequence ATGTTAAAAACACTCGGCAGAAGATGGCGCGAGAAATTAGATTTCGGGCTGTTCACACTCCCCGTTCTAATCTGTATCGCTGTTGCGTTCTACATTCCTTTTGTCATGACCATCCGGTATTCCATGACCAAGTGGAACGGAATCTCCAAACATCCCAAATTCGTCGGCCTGGATAATTTCCAGCAGATCTTTACCGGAGACAGTAACTTTTCCAGCTCCGCATGGTTCACGATCAAATACGCGGTGCTCTACATTGTAATCGTCAACGTGCTGGCCATTCTGCTGGCCGTCCTGCTCGATATGAAGCTGAAGTCTACCTCCTGGCTGAGAGCGGCCTTCTTCATCCCTTACATTCTCAGCCTTGTGATTGTCGGCTTCATCTGGAAATTCATCTTCATGCAGGGCTTCAACTCTCTCGGGGAAAGCACAGGCTGGTCGTTCTTCGGACTAAGCTGGCTGGGAACGCCGGGGCTGGCATTCATCTCGATTCTGGGAGTTTCCATCTGGCAGTCAATCGGATTCTACCTGGTTATCTATATCGCGGGCCTGCAGTCTGTACCTGACGATCTTAAGGAAGCTGCCACGGTAGACGGTGCCGGAGCCATGAGAAGATTCTTCAGCATCACGCTGCCGCTGCTTGCACCATCCATTACGATCTCGGTCTTTATGGCACTGACCAACTCGATCAAGGTATTCGACGTGATTCTGTCGCTGACCGGCGGCGGTCCCGGAGGAACTACCTACAGTATCGCTTATGATATCTACCGGGATACCTTCCAGAATAATCTATACGGATACGGAACCGCGAAAGCGCTTATCCTGTTCGTGGCTGTGCTGGTCGTAACGATCATCCAGCTGACAGTCTTCAAACGAAGAGAGGTCGAGGCATAA
- a CDS encoding cache domain-containing sensor histidine kinase, which produces MLERISRRLANKLILLFTIIIILVVASLTFISYGMLRKESVNSSISSTRSNLLLVGRNLESYLDGIAQLSLPQISYDEFNYAILHESGDYASKMYVEDYLKNLYYSRKDLEAVYLYVIKEHKYYFVTKENYNITVRVAEHPPIENLPWYKRALASPFSRSYQSFVKERTPEERQGDYPINTGKSFMGYHRLLRSIVTREPQAVLSLYFNSSVTDEIMKDIPFSDGEHLMYISPDNEPFAVDDREFYRKSEEAGLLEQLTPAQGGRLTWSDSEQKYLVMYDISQKEGWKLVKPIPYKQIYEAATTTRKWSYSVGLLFLIVSVILVSFTSNRITSPLKNLSLQMKRFSTGSFDAEAAVEGNDEIAYLSRHFNKMVEKTNELINERYKMKIVEKNAVLKALEAEINPHFLYNALQAISTKALKNNNDDIVEMVDNLALTLRYCISGRDVVQAREELKHIERYLALQKARFGSRMQVEYNWNDSLLELRIPKLSIQTLVENCIKHALEKVSSTVTIRIEAHITPAHSVISVLDDGPGITEERLQQVLSSLEIQWEDRGGGEAEEGDSESIGLKNLNTRLKLLYGEEAGLMITSNEHGTQMDMRLPRGGLGQHV; this is translated from the coding sequence TTGCTGGAGCGGATTTCACGCCGTCTGGCGAACAAGCTGATTCTATTGTTCACGATCATTATTATTCTGGTCGTTGCCTCACTGACGTTCATTTCCTACGGGATGCTGCGCAAGGAATCGGTGAACAGCAGTATATCCAGCACACGCAGCAACCTGCTTTTGGTCGGCCGCAATCTGGAGAGTTATCTGGACGGGATCGCCCAGCTGTCGCTGCCGCAAATCTCGTATGACGAGTTCAATTACGCGATCCTGCATGAATCCGGGGACTATGCGTCCAAGATGTATGTGGAGGATTATTTGAAGAATCTCTATTATTCCCGCAAGGATCTGGAAGCGGTTTATCTGTATGTAATCAAGGAGCACAAATACTATTTTGTCACCAAGGAGAACTATAATATTACCGTCCGGGTGGCCGAGCATCCGCCGATTGAGAATTTACCGTGGTATAAGCGGGCATTGGCCAGTCCCTTCAGCCGCTCGTATCAATCCTTTGTGAAGGAGCGCACTCCTGAGGAGCGCCAAGGCGATTACCCTATCAATACCGGCAAAAGCTTCATGGGCTATCACCGGCTACTGCGTTCAATTGTGACCCGGGAGCCGCAGGCAGTACTGTCCCTATACTTTAATTCCAGTGTGACCGATGAGATTATGAAGGATATTCCCTTTAGTGACGGGGAGCATCTAATGTATATCAGTCCGGACAATGAGCCGTTTGCGGTCGATGACCGCGAATTTTACCGGAAGAGTGAAGAAGCGGGGCTGCTGGAGCAGCTGACCCCGGCCCAAGGCGGCCGCCTGACCTGGTCGGACAGTGAGCAGAAGTATCTGGTGATGTATGACATCAGCCAAAAAGAGGGCTGGAAACTTGTCAAGCCAATTCCCTACAAGCAGATTTATGAAGCGGCGACGACAACGCGCAAATGGAGCTATTCGGTCGGCCTGCTGTTCCTGATAGTGTCCGTGATTCTCGTCAGCTTCACCTCTAACCGAATTACCAGTCCCCTGAAGAATCTGTCGCTGCAGATGAAGCGCTTCAGTACCGGCAGCTTCGATGCCGAAGCCGCCGTAGAGGGCAATGACGAGATCGCCTACCTGTCCAGGCACTTCAACAAGATGGTAGAGAAGACGAACGAACTGATTAATGAACGGTACAAAATGAAGATTGTCGAGAAAAACGCTGTACTAAAAGCGCTGGAGGCGGAGATCAATCCGCATTTTCTCTATAATGCGCTGCAGGCGATTTCCACCAAAGCACTCAAAAACAACAATGATGATATTGTTGAGATGGTGGACAATCTGGCACTCACCCTGAGGTACTGCATCAGCGGGAGGGATGTGGTGCAGGCCCGGGAGGAGCTGAAGCATATCGAACGTTATCTGGCGCTGCAAAAAGCCCGCTTCGGCAGCCGTATGCAAGTGGAATACAACTGGAATGACAGTCTGCTGGAGCTGAGGATTCCCAAGCTGTCGATTCAGACCCTGGTGGAAAACTGCATCAAGCACGCGCTGGAGAAGGTGTCCAGTACGGTTACCATCCGGATTGAAGCTCATATTACGCCTGCACACAGCGTCATTTCCGTGCTGGATGACGGGCCGGGGATTACGGAGGAACGGCTTCAGCAGGTGCTCAGTTCACTTGAGATCCAGTGGGAGGACCGCGGCGGAGGGGAGGCGGAAGAAGGGGACAGCGAGAGCATTGGACTGAAGAATCTGAATACACGCCTGAAGCTTTTATACGGAGAAGAAGCGGGGCTTATGATAACCAGCAATGAGCATGGAACACAAATGGATATGCGGTTACCGCGGGGAGGGCTGGGACAACATGTATAA